taacattttattgataCACATATTAACCCAAACAAAGTATCACTCCACGTATCCTTGTCTCTGGTGAAACTGTTCCAATTTGCAGTCACTCTGTTCTTGACAAGTGTGAAAGCTTACCAGAATCAGCCGTAGCACTCACAACTTAAGTGATGTCACTTGTGTTAACAGTACATATGTCAgtattcaataaatacattttaaattcaaatctgTTAGTATAACAGTTTTGCAGCACTGATAAAGTGAGATTCACAATATTTACTGTGTTAGCAACTTGAAACATTACAAGTGTTGTGCTGTGTTgtgtaacaacaaatatattctttGGAGTTTCTGTAATACTATATGTGATTATTTACAAAATGCTGATAAACATAACATAATCTCCAAACGGTCTTTCTGTATATATGTATGGGTTGGCTAGGTGGTACATCTCCAAACTTtggatattacaaaatacttCCTATATATCTACATGTTTTATAAGAATGACAATATCTTCCTGTAGGGTGCTGGCTTTATTAagtacttcaaaattaaggatggcagCAGATATCCTCAGTAACTTTGtcataaatacacaataaaaataaatgtgtttgtaattTAGGCATATACAAGATAATATAAGTTAGTTTATACTGCTTTATTTCAGGCCAAACCTCCTAGTCATATGCATTGCTACTTAAATTTTTCCACTGACAGAATTTCCAAAAGTTGTATCTCTCAGAACTGTGTGAACTAATCATTTCAGTTATTGTATGCTAGCTCCTGCATTCTGACTCACCTTCCTAACTGTCCAACTGGAAGAATGTTGTCATAAAGAAAGGAGCCACACATGAACACATCAGAACCCACCAGGCCATAACAAGCATGGAGTGTGTACAGCAGAACAAAGCAACTGTCAGAATGCACCAGGCCACAACAAGCATGGAGTGTGCACACCAGAACGAAGCAACTGTCAGAACCCGCCAGGCCACAACAAGCATGGAGTGTGTACAGAATCCATTAGCTCCTCCCCTTGTTGTACCAGATATTTCAAGCCAGGATCAGACTCATTCATCATCTCCAAACACACATCAAAAGCTGATGAACCCACTTATACATTAGTTATAtaactgttgaaaaatatttacacagGTTAAATGCAACTCAGTAAAATCTTCCGGAATGTACTATAGAATTAGTTCTAAAAACGCCTGAGTGAAAGTAAAAACAGAATGCTGTATTTGCTACATGCAGCAACTACAGGAGactttaaataaatgataaaaccaTTAAATCttgaatattaaaatgaaacccttttataatgttattgtgttcataaacaatgaataataatgttATGTACCTTGATTATAGATTGCAAAACTTCtatctcaaaatatattttatttcatcacgTTACATTGTTAACATCACTCACAAAACTAGCATGTCACAAgctaaagaaattaattaaaagttattaaatttcattGTAAGTTCATTCTTCCTCAGTACACATACATGTATTTACATCTTTGTCTACTGGTATGTATACATAAAACAGGTTGGCACCAGTACCACCTGAGCTTGTCACTGGTTGGGGAAGTAATTATATTTCAACTATAAACAATTACTGTGAGGCTATCAGTTCACACTGCTCATAAAACATTTCACAGCTAAACACCATATCATTGTACTACCAACATAACATAGTGTTTTACTAGTACACTAATATAATGTGTACTATCCACTACTTTATTAGTGACAAAAGGCAACATTTTTCTAGATTGTATCTTTGCTATAGAACTCATACTTTCCATCATGATTCAAACAAAGACACAAGAATGAAGTCTGTCTGATTCATACAAAATTACTGTAACCATTCTTATTTTTAGCCTACTCTTCATCAGTTTCCTTAAGTTCCATTACTTGTGGAATATTAAAATAGCCCATGTTTGAAAATTCATGAGTGTGAGCAGGTGGCAGAAATTATAACaggtgaaataattatttaaaaggcCTACTGTGATAACTGTAATAACACTTGGACCTAAactttcacatttatttaacAGTGTACCCTGATAACTTACCACAGACAACATGAAACTCgcacaaacacaacatcaaccatTTATAACAACTGTGGTTGATGCTTACAAATGTCTCATTGGAAAGtagctaataatctatattttctgtgcaatcaaatatacatatttaagtaaatgataatactacaaaatattcatGTAAGGAACTACTAAAACCAAACACGTAGGAATTTACTGAGAATGTGTAGTTAGCTGGTGTTTTCTTCACTAAGTTATGAagaaacacagaacaataaacaCAAAGTATGTTTCTATGAAATAAACATCATTTTAAGCTACTGTTACACCAAACTGAAGGCTATTGTTCTGTAACAATATGTATTGTAACTACTGTTACACCAAACTGAAGGCTATTGTTCTGTAACAATATGTATTGTAACTACTGTTACACCAAACTGAAGGCTATTGTTCTGTAACAATATGTATTGTAACTAACATATTTGATTAGTTAATGTTCATGGTATAAACCacttccaaaaaaaaaatacatacatttgaCAGTTAGCCCCTTTTCAATcaattattgtacataaaatgAGTAACTGCTAAGTGTTACATGAAACTTTATAATGTTCCAAAGGGACAACAAAGCTGGCAAATCAGTGAAATTCATTTGGCCTAACAATAATGATTAAAATCACCTTAACCCTTCAGTCAAACATGGTTTATTTATGAAGTATTGTCTTACTCCAATTTCATGGCactatacatatttaaaaatgataccaaatgtttgttttttaacttgacCTAATGACCATCAGTTACATTCTACTTACAAAATGACTTCTAAAAACTAATTAAGTCAGCCAGTTTACAAAATTAAGCATTATTATATCCaagatgtatatttaaaaataaaatcacaaatgtTACACCTTAAATGCAGTATGTTTATACCTGAGGTAGGACACATGTTAATGAACTATAGCACATTTCTGTAACTTGGCACTTCACAGTTTCAAATATTGTGTATATACACATGAGCTTACTATCCTATTCCAGATACTAACTGTAAGAAATCTAACAAATGTATTCATTCAAGAATAAAATGTTGTTGGCTGACCAACAATTTTACAAAAGTACTGAAATAAAGAACTAAATTGAACTTATATTACACATGTGAACTCTAAAATCAGTTTTGATATTTGAACTTCTACCAGGGATAAAGTGCATGTTATATGAAATGAACTGAACAACAAGCTAAAAGAAATTACATGTATGATGTCATACCACAAGTATATTCCTCATGCTGTTTGGtcaagtattttgaaaatacttttaaataaacaattctaTAAACTTACTTGTTCagaaattaacacaaatattcagtttaaatggATAACCTGTTCTCACACCTTTAAACTAAACACAACCTAAGGAGCCAATTTCCTGTTCCACAATACCATAGTTATAGAACAAAAAGACATGGTTTCTAACTATATCAGCATTGTCATAATACACAGAGTTTTCACATTCAAACAATACTCGATAGAACTGTTAACTTGTGTATTATGATAGGAATTTACAATGTGGATTTTTCAGAGACAAAGAAATTAATTAGTGTGACCAAGTTGATCAACTTCAAATCTACACTTGTAATTTCAAAGATAGCTAATAAAATCTAATATTAACATGAACACATATGTTTTAAACCTCACACGTTAATTATTTCTAAGGCATTCACCTAAGTAATCATTAAAAATAAGCCTAATAAAGTATGAATTTTCATACATGACgctaaacaaaccaaatatttagACATTTTATCTTCTGTAGTCCTAGAAACAATTACATTTACTAGTTACAATGAAATTCTTGTATCAACTGTTCAGAaggtaatgttttgttataacaataagTGAAGTCACACAGTTACTAAATAACCCCACCATTCTAAACACATTccaatattttctttactttaatatttctttatatcccaaataaaattgtgtttaataatGTCTTGAGGAAGTTGTTATCCCTAGAATTGTTCTATTTCTCTTGAATCTAATACAGTGAAACTAAGAACAATCTTTTGTGTAACATGCATTGAAAACAGTTTCTATAGAAACATTCTGGTTAAAAATGGTCacaatactgtttttattacatacatttatCCCTGGAGTAATATCTTCCAAGTGGTCACCAGATCCAAATGATTGTACAACTTTAcagatattatataaaaaaatacttcaaactTTGTGTAACAGATAACTAAGCTATTTCCTAACTACATAACAATCATATCTCAGTAGTacttacacacaaaaacaaacactatctTACACCTAAAATCACATTAAACTTTAAATTGCAttttaaacatacacacataaacaAGGTGTAGTGATCCTGTAAGTTATGTTACAAATGACATGCAGAATacacaaaaaatgtaaacatacacAGAAATTTTCttataggtgtgtgtgtatatatactggtatatatataattctaagaatatcaaacaatgcaATCTTGGCATATATTCATTAGCAGAATTACAGTATACGTATGTCAGTGACAATGGAGTTGAAAAATTAGAACAATGTAGCcctttcaactatatatatatatatatatataaaataagaaattcatGCTTGTAGTGAATACAGGAACTATAAGATATCACCGGTATATTTTGCTTTTACCAAAAACTGGAACTAAAGCTAACCAGGTTTGTTGATTTTATAGAAAGTGAGAACAATAACATTATACCATTGTTTTATTTGATGGCTtgcttttgtaataaatattactttaccCACTGTGTTACTTCTATAAAATGTGTGAACTATCATAGATTTTTAACATATTGGCTTTTATACAAAATGGAACAACCTACTATGGGTTCTGTTTTTTAACTTACTGTGTCGctcctacaaaaacaacaactcgcACTAAGATATTACTGTacagttttaacttattttacttcAACAGCAAATCAGAATCTTACGCTTTCACCGGTATCTGTTTGTACACATTTCTAAAGAAAACTATGATACTTTTCATGATGCTTTTAATTTGCTGCACATTTTATAGGAAGTTGGAAACACAAGATGAGCGAACCTTTCCATAATGAACTGAATGTTGTctgaacagaaaacaaaagaatcatattcagggtgaattttactgaattatcACAACAACTCTTAAGTTCAACATCCAGATGTACCAGTATGATAACGAGGTACTTTATGAGACACTTCTATCtaaattttcaaagtttgtaCTTCAATTTCTATCTCGAGaagtttagttttgattaaacTACAGGGTATCAGAATGTGTACCAGGTCAACaaggaaaaataacaataaccaaaaaaaaattgTGCAAGAGTAAGTCCACCAGAGGGCTACATTGTTCTAAATAATCACACATATACAAAAACTCATCTCTAAAAATAAAACTCCAACACAATCATTAATTATATCGAGGTAGTATTACATTGTGCTTGCTGCCTAAGCAGCCAGATATAGGCACTTTGAAGAATATAAACCTCTACAAGTATGTATGATAAGAAAAATAACACCCCTTCTTTATTAGCTATTCCATAGGGTCAAGCATAAAAATAACACCCCTTTTTTATTAGCTATTCCATAGGGTCAAGCATAAAAATAACTCCACCACTTacactaaaattttaattttcttggtTGCACTATACACGTATACAATTCTACCCACAATTTACAATCACAATATCTCCTTCTTACTAGTAAGCTATCCTAGTAATATGACTGGACCCATCTCAATATTTACTAACTCATTTCAAATTTCTGTGGTgcattttcttataattaattttcCATAAACCTCCTTTATGGATATAGCCTTCTCAAAGTCaacctaaagttaaaaaaacaaagcttatcacaacaaatataacagaagAAAACAGGTGTATCACTGTAGAAAACTAACAGAAGAAAGCAGGTGTATCACTGTAGAAAACTGTAACAGAAGAAAGCAGGTGTATCACTGTAGAAAACTGTAACAGAAGAAAGCAGGTGTATCACTGTAGATAACTGTAACAGAAGAAAGCAGGTGTATCACTGCAGAAAACTGTAACAGAAGAAAGCAGGTGTATCACTGCAGAAAACTGTAACAGAAGAAAGCAGGTGTATCACTGCAGAAAACTGTAACAGAAGAAAGCAGGTGTATCACTGTAGATAACTGTAACAGAAGAAAGCAGGTGTATCACTGCAGAAAACTGTAACAGAAGAAAGCAGGTGTATCACTGCAGAAAACTGTAACAGAAGAAAGCAGGTGTATCACTGCAGAAAACTGTAACAGAAGAAAGCAGGTGTATCACTGCAGAAAACTGTAACAGAAGAAAGCAGGTGCTCTAAACTAGTATAGAGTGAAAGTCTGCTGCCAGTTGATTGTTCAcataactttaatgttttatatatagctattttttatttaaatttcaaatgtatattttgaattatacCTGGTAAATGTGGTATCAAAGGCCTTGAAGTTATTAGGAGGCTGCTCGTGTGGCATGTAGATTAGGTTGCTCAGCATCGCCATATACAATCACAAACCTGTAATGCTCAATGATTACTTTTAGTACATGCTAAGAGAACAAATGCTCAATTCTACAGTGTCTTTCACTAATTACTTTGTAATTtactaaattgtttataaacaaaaatattgttttcccaACAAGTTTAAAATCTGTTccaaacttacaaaaatatttaaatctgcataaaagtgaaataaatttatgAGAATCTCATGTTTGTcttaatattactttgttcaggATACATGAGAACATTTAAACATCAGAATATAagagattaaaaataaacattttaaatctgtttaatttttgcatCCTATTTCTATATGCTTCACAGAAATAAATGTCTTATTCAGATGCTTCTAGTCAACAAAGTAAATTGAGCAAGCTTATGAAATACATTTCTCCTATATCCAGCACACTTTACTTGATCACTGAAATGCTTGGTTAAAATGAGGTAGAGCTGAGTTACCCATATCTAGTGACACTGGGGGTGAGAATGTTGTTCCTGACATGGGAGGTAGCATTGATTCTGGCGAGTAGGTAGGAAAGAGATTCGAGGTACCTGGTACTGTGCTCAGAAAACAGCTGCTTGGGAGAAAATGAGGAATACCTGAGTTGAAAGTGGATGGAAGAGAGAAGTATTGGGACATGCACGTTGGCAGCACATTATGGCTAATTTCTCCTTCCTGACCCATGATGATAGGGTTAATTCCACTGGGAAGAAAAGAATTTTCTACAGGTGGTGCAGCAAAGCATGGTTCTTGCTTTACTGCTTCCAACTGATGAGGAACACCAGAAGATAAGCCAGCATCCACAGAGAGACCCGTTGTGCAGGAACTTATGAAACTTGGACCATATGATGTACTTGTTACTGAATGACCGTCAGGTGACATGTCAGAACTCTGTTCGATTTTCACTGTCACTTCTTTAGGAGGTTCTACTGCAATGGAGGATTTTCCTCCATGACTCTTCTTCACGTGGCGTACAAGATGGTCTTTCCTTCCAAACCTTTGGGGACAGATGTGACAGACAAAATTTCTAATGCCTGTATGAACAACAAGGTGGCGCTTGACATCTTTTCGAGTAAAGAAGGATCTCTCACACTGTTCACACTTGAATTTTCTTTCACTAGGGCCTTTCAAAGCTCGGGTTCCTGAGTGAACTTTAAGGTGATACATGATTTCTTCTTTTCGCTGGAATTCCCTGCCACATAACTGACAAGACAAATCTCCAGCCTCAGCTGCATGAAGAGCTTGATGCTTTCGATATGATAAAGTTGATGTGTACTTCTTGTTACAGAATCTACAACTGTGTACAATCTTATTTGGGTTATGAACCTGAAGGTGATTCTTCAAGTGGTCTTTACGATGAAAGCAACGTTCACAAATTGAGCACTTAAACTGCCTCTCCCCTGAATGGATGAGCATGTGTCGCATCATCTTAAACTTTGAGGAGAAACTCCTCCCACATCCAGGTTCAGAACAACTGAATGTTTTCTCACATTCTTGTTTGCCATACTCCTCAAATCCATCACTTCCAGTAGATGAAACTTCAGCACTGAAGACAATTCCCTGCTCTCCAACATAGTCTGACATCACCAGAATATAAACAACAGGTAGTCACAGCTATTTAAGTAAGCCATTCATTAAACACCAccagtgtttttttgtgttttttggtgGACACCCATCCACTCAGGGGGCTAATATTGtataatacacaatattaaaTGCAAGTTCCCTCCAAAAACAAGTTGTGTTTCTTTcacatctgaaaaaaaacaacaacaaaaactaattagTAATCATGTTTTACCAAATTTTTGGACTATCTTTGAAATAccaaattcaaataaacaaataaagaatctATCATCCAGACTGCTGCTAATTTGCAAAAGAAGAAAATTCTTAAAGCCTTTAAATTTGAATGAAGGAACCATATAATACATTATCTAAATCAAACTCATTAACTCTGTGAAAGCGATTTCCTGTTCACAGTTTAGCTAAATAGTACAgctaatattatatttaactctTGTTGCCAAATTCAACTGTAGTCAATCCTAAAACTTTGTGCATTAGTTGAATTTTTAGAGTGTCTTCTTTGTTCAATGGATAGCAGCACTTTTACATGCAAATGCAAACCTTCCACTTAATTCTCATAAGCCTTAGATGTTTATCAGGGACTGCTTACACATTCATGAACCTGATCACGTCATTAGTATTGTTTCTGGAACATGAAAAAAGGGAAGAATTTTGTCAACAAAGTTTCCAAGATGGCTTTCCACAAGTGttcatcattcactgcagctcaagttttagaaataattcaGCAATATTTGGACTCAGGGAGTGACTATTATGAGCATGAAAGTTAAGACAACAACAGTGGTGAAGAAAGTACATCAATCACACAAAGAAAATTGGAAGTAACCAAGGGAATAGACATAGTTAAAACAGTGGTGAAGAAAGTAGATCAATCACACAAAGAAACTTGGAAGTAACCAAGGGAATAGACATAGTTAAAACAGTGGTGAAGAAAGTAGATCAATCACACAAAGAAAATTGGAAGTAACCAAGGGAATAGACATAGTTAAAACAGTGGTGAAGAAAGTAGATCAATCACACAAAGAAAATTGGAAGTAACCAAGGGAATAGACATAGTTAAAACAGTGGTGAAGAAAGTAGATCAATCACACAAAGAAAATTGGAAGTAACCAAGAGAATAGACATAGTTAAAATAGTGGTGAAGAAAGTAGATCAATCACACAAAGAAACTTGGAAGTAACCAAGGGAATAGACATAGTTACAACAGCGGTGAAGAAAGTAGATCAATCACACAAAGAAACTTGGAAGTAACCAAGGGAATAGACATAGTTACAACAGTGGTGAAGAAAGTAGATCAATCACACAAAGAAACTTGGAAGTAACCAAGGGAATAGACATAGTTACAACAGCGGTGAAGAAAGTAGATCAATCACACA
This genomic window from Tachypleus tridentatus isolate NWPU-2018 chromosome 10, ASM421037v1, whole genome shotgun sequence contains:
- the LOC143230092 gene encoding zinc finger protein PLAGL1-like, producing the protein MSDYVGEQGIVFSAEVSSTGSDGFEEYGKQECEKTFSCSEPGCGRSFSSKFKMMRHMLIHSGERQFKCSICERCFHRKDHLKNHLQVHNPNKIVHSCRFCNKKYTSTLSYRKHQALHAAEAGDLSCQLCGREFQRKEEIMYHLKVHSGTRALKGPSERKFKCEQCERSFFTRKDVKRHLVVHTGIRNFVCHICPQRFGRKDHLVRHVKKSHGGKSSIAVEPPKEVTVKIEQSSDMSPDGHSVTSTSYGPSFISSCTTGLSVDAGLSSGVPHQLEAVKQEPCFAAPPVENSFLPSGINPIIMGQEGEISHNVLPTCMSQYFSLPSTFNSGIPHFLPSSCFLSTVPGTSNLFPTYSPESMLPPMSGTTFSPPVSLDMGNSALPHFNQAFQ